From the Streptomyces syringium genome, one window contains:
- a CDS encoding ABC transporter permease: protein MSAASTTHGARTSPFSGVNAVFIGYELRRRFNRQTTIFTLLLPAVLYLALFRTAPDQATLPHGNFAAWMMTGIAVYGAATAAVSSAATISVEKASGWMRTMALTPLAPPGYLFVKVLCSVLMAAVPVSIVGVLGAFTGVEATATVWVTSLLVAWLGAAVFAALGITLGLALKPETVMHMPGLTMTALAFLGNLFIPLSGTMLEISRYSPMFGVSTLARYSLTEGYSFSGEHSSLAMAVVNTVAWFAAFSFMAVRRFRKSTGRN, encoded by the coding sequence ATGAGCGCCGCCTCCACCACCCACGGGGCACGGACCTCGCCGTTCAGCGGCGTCAACGCCGTCTTCATCGGCTACGAACTGCGCCGCCGCTTCAACCGGCAGACCACGATCTTCACGCTGCTGCTGCCGGCCGTGCTGTACCTGGCGCTGTTCCGCACCGCGCCCGATCAGGCCACGCTGCCGCACGGCAACTTCGCGGCCTGGATGATGACCGGCATCGCCGTGTACGGAGCGGCGACCGCGGCCGTCAGCTCCGCGGCCACCATCTCCGTGGAGAAGGCGTCCGGCTGGATGCGCACGATGGCGCTCACCCCGCTCGCGCCGCCCGGCTACCTCTTCGTGAAGGTGCTGTGCTCCGTGCTGATGGCGGCGGTGCCCGTGAGTATCGTCGGCGTGCTCGGCGCGTTCACCGGCGTGGAGGCCACCGCCACGGTGTGGGTGACGTCGCTGCTGGTGGCGTGGCTCGGCGCCGCCGTCTTCGCCGCGCTCGGCATCACACTGGGGCTCGCCCTCAAGCCCGAGACCGTGATGCACATGCCGGGCCTGACCATGACGGCGCTCGCGTTCCTCGGCAACCTCTTCATCCCGCTGTCCGGGACCATGCTGGAGATCTCCCGCTACTCGCCGATGTTCGGCGTCTCCACGCTCGCCCGCTACAGCCTGACCGAGGGCTACTCCTTCAGCGGCGAGCACTCCAGCCTCGCGATGGCCGTGGTCAACACCGTCGCCTGGTTCGCGGCCTTCTCCTTCATGGCCGTCCGCCGGTTCCGCAAGAGCACCGGCCGCAACTAG
- a CDS encoding ABC transporter ATP-binding protein has translation MITARSRPVSEEVTSPDAVRLSSVVKRFTDAKGERFSAVDGIDLRIRRGEIVAFLGPNGAGKTTTIDMLLGLTRPDEGSVELFGREPQQAVRSGQVAAVLQTGGLLPDLTVEATVRMLGSLHPGSDADAVLVRAGLDGLRGRRVVECSGGEQQRLRFALALLSGPELLVLDEPTAGMDVVARRDFWATVREDAGRGMTVMFATHYMEEADRFADRVVMIDRGRVVADGSVSEVRSALSGRTVSARIDEPTATALAQSPLVRSCALRGGRYHFDTTDSDALLRLLVERTSAAEIEVTPRSLEEAFMTITHQSRTVEEGTR, from the coding sequence ATGATCACAGCCCGTTCGCGCCCGGTGTCCGAGGAGGTGACGTCCCCGGATGCCGTCCGGCTCAGCTCGGTCGTGAAGCGGTTCACCGATGCCAAGGGAGAACGTTTCAGCGCCGTCGACGGCATCGATCTGCGCATCCGGCGCGGCGAGATCGTGGCGTTCCTCGGACCGAACGGCGCCGGCAAGACGACCACCATCGACATGCTGCTCGGGCTGACCCGGCCCGACGAGGGCTCGGTGGAGCTGTTCGGGCGCGAGCCGCAGCAGGCGGTGCGCTCCGGGCAGGTCGCCGCGGTGCTCCAGACGGGCGGGCTGCTGCCCGATCTGACCGTCGAGGCCACCGTGCGGATGCTCGGTTCGCTGCACCCGGGCTCCGACGCGGACGCGGTGCTGGTGCGGGCCGGACTCGACGGGCTGCGCGGCCGCCGCGTCGTGGAGTGCTCCGGCGGTGAGCAGCAGCGGCTGCGGTTCGCCCTCGCCCTGCTCTCCGGGCCCGAGCTGCTGGTCCTCGACGAGCCGACGGCCGGCATGGACGTCGTCGCACGCCGGGATTTCTGGGCCACGGTCCGCGAGGACGCCGGGCGCGGGATGACGGTCATGTTCGCCACGCACTACATGGAGGAGGCGGACCGGTTCGCCGACCGGGTGGTGATGATCGACCGCGGTCGCGTCGTCGCCGACGGATCGGTGTCCGAGGTGCGGTCCGCGCTCAGCGGGCGCACGGTGTCGGCGCGGATCGACGAGCCGACCGCCACCGCCCTCGCCCAGTCACCGCTGGTGCGGTCGTGCGCGCTGCGCGGCGGCCGGTACCACTTCGACACCACCGACTCCGACGCGCTGCTGCGCCTGCTGGTCGAGCGGACCTCCGCCGCCGAGATCGAGGTCACCCCGCGCAGCCTCGAAGAGGCCTTCATGACCATCACCCACCAGAGCCGTACCGTCGAGGAGGGCACCCGATGA
- a CDS encoding helix-turn-helix domain-containing protein, whose protein sequence is MDAAQQEATARARELQRSWYGEPLGALFRRLIDDLGLNQARLASVLGLSAPMLSQLMSGQRAKIGNPAVVQRVQALQELSSQVADGSVSAAEAAERMEEVKKTSGGSVLNSTQTTASSGAPTVRRVVREIQSLLRSVAGAGDIIDAAGTLAPTHPELAEFLRVYGAGRTAEAVAHYEAHQS, encoded by the coding sequence ATGGACGCAGCACAGCAGGAAGCCACCGCCCGTGCACGGGAGCTACAGCGCAGCTGGTACGGGGAGCCTTTGGGGGCGCTCTTCCGCCGTCTCATCGACGATCTCGGCCTGAACCAGGCCCGCCTCGCGTCCGTCCTCGGCCTGTCCGCGCCCATGCTCTCGCAGCTGATGAGCGGTCAGCGGGCGAAGATCGGCAACCCCGCGGTGGTCCAGCGGGTGCAGGCGCTGCAGGAGCTCTCCAGCCAGGTCGCGGACGGCAGCGTGAGCGCCGCCGAGGCCGCCGAGCGCATGGAGGAGGTCAAGAAGACCTCCGGCGGATCGGTCCTCAACTCCACCCAGACGACGGCCAGCAGCGGTGCGCCGACCGTCCGCCGGGTGGTGCGCGAGATCCAGTCGCTGCTGCGCTCCGTGGCCGGCGCCGGGGACATCATCGACGCCGCCGGCACGCTCGCCCCCACCCACCCCGAACTCGCCGAGTTCCTCCGCGTCTACGGCGCGGGACGGACCGCCGAAGCCGTCGCCCACTACGAGGCCCACCAGAGCTGA
- a CDS encoding serine/threonine-protein kinase, whose product MGEVFAGRYELVDPIGRGGVGAVWRAWDQRRRRYVAAKVLQQSDAHTLLRFVREQALRIDHPHVLAPMSWAADDDKVLFTMDVVSGGSLAHLIGDYGPLPPRFVCVLLDQLLSGLTAVHAEGVVHRDIKPANILLEATGTGRPHLRLSDFGIAMRKGEPRLTDTNYVMGTPGYFAPEQMLGEEPDFPADLFAVGLVTLYLITGRKPDAEALVRRFTEHGTPNAPEDVPEPLWQVVANLLQPDPYARFRTATGARKALAAAVELLPEPGPDEEPIEVFDQLGPLPPGFGPNGPCPGRDPAPDADGEGPAAAPAEPDPESGAEAGPEARQESGPGPGAGSDAASRPQPLSEPRSEPRPAALAPPPPAYPPTRPYTAPQPLPRPVPPPAGRPGGGAAPAPAAGRPKRSGPPPKVAVPVVVFALLCLAVGIWALMVS is encoded by the coding sequence ATGGGTGAGGTCTTCGCCGGTCGGTACGAGCTGGTGGACCCGATCGGACGCGGCGGTGTGGGGGCCGTGTGGCGGGCGTGGGACCAGCGACGACGGCGGTATGTGGCGGCGAAGGTACTTCAGCAGAGCGACGCCCACACGCTGCTGAGATTCGTCCGGGAACAGGCGCTGCGGATCGACCATCCCCATGTGCTGGCGCCGATGAGCTGGGCGGCGGACGACGACAAGGTGCTGTTCACCATGGACGTGGTGAGCGGTGGCTCGCTCGCCCATCTCATCGGTGATTACGGCCCGTTGCCGCCGCGGTTCGTGTGCGTACTGCTCGACCAATTGCTGTCCGGGCTGACGGCGGTGCACGCGGAGGGCGTGGTGCACCGGGACATCAAACCGGCCAATATCCTCCTGGAGGCGACCGGGACGGGACGTCCGCATTTGCGGCTCTCCGATTTCGGGATCGCCATGCGCAAGGGTGAGCCGCGGCTGACGGACACCAACTATGTGATGGGCACGCCCGGTTACTTCGCGCCGGAGCAAATGCTCGGCGAGGAGCCGGATTTCCCGGCCGACCTCTTCGCCGTCGGCCTGGTGACCCTGTATCTCATCACGGGCCGCAAACCCGACGCCGAGGCGCTCGTACGACGCTTCACCGAGCACGGCACGCCGAACGCGCCCGAGGACGTGCCGGAGCCGCTCTGGCAGGTGGTCGCGAATCTGCTGCAACCCGATCCGTACGCGCGCTTCCGCACCGCCACGGGGGCCCGGAAGGCCCTCGCGGCCGCGGTGGAGCTGCTGCCCGAACCCGGACCCGACGAAGAGCCCATCGAGGTCTTCGACCAGCTCGGCCCGCTGCCGCCGGGCTTCGGCCCGAACGGGCCCTGCCCGGGCCGGGATCCGGCCCCCGACGCCGACGGGGAAGGACCCGCGGCAGCCCCTGCGGAGCCCGATCCGGAATCCGGTGCGGAGGCCGGTCCGGAAGCCAGGCAGGAATCCGGCCCGGGCCCCGGCGCGGGATCGGATGCGGCATCCCGGCCGCAGCCCCTTTCCGAGCCCCGCTCGGAGCCGCGCCCCGCGGCCCTGGCGCCCCCTCCGCCCGCCTATCCCCCCACCCGGCCCTACACCGCCCCGCAGCCGCTCCCGCGGCCCGTTCCCCCGCCTGCCGGCCGCCCCGGCGGCGGGGCGGCCCCCGCACCCGCAGCAGGGCGGCCGAAGCGATCGGGACCGCCCCCGAAGGTGGCGGTCCCGGTGGTGGTCTTCGCGCTGCTCTGCCTGGCGGTCGGCATCTGGGCGCTCATGGTCAGCTGA
- a CDS encoding DLW-39 family protein: MKKLLLVALAAIGGLLVYRQIQADRAEQDLWTEATDSVPAGSGV; this comes from the coding sequence GTGAAGAAGCTGCTCCTGGTCGCACTGGCCGCCATCGGCGGACTCCTCGTGTACCGCCAGATCCAGGCGGATCGCGCCGAGCAGGATCTGTGGACGGAGGCGACCGACTCCGTGCCCGCAGGTTCGGGTGTGTGA
- a CDS encoding DUF3566 domain-containing protein, which translates to MTDTKEPKPYHPPKAYEPPAERSASASVSASASAPGAAAGSEGAAPAPKGSASRGAAPKGAGKAARAAVKAERPAGPQAGASVPQQRSAPRPAPRTRKARLRVAKADPWSVMKVSFLLSIALGICTIVAAGVLWGVMDAMGVFSAVGGTISDATDSSEGGGFDLQSFLSLPRVLLFTSVIAVINVVLATALATLGAFIYNLSAGFVGGVELTLADDE; encoded by the coding sequence GTGACGGACACCAAGGAGCCGAAGCCCTACCACCCGCCGAAGGCCTACGAGCCTCCCGCGGAGCGTTCTGCTTCTGCTTCCGTTTCTGCTTCCGCTTCTGCCCCGGGCGCCGCTGCGGGCTCCGAAGGGGCCGCGCCGGCCCCCAAGGGCTCCGCTTCCCGGGGCGCCGCCCCCAAGGGCGCCGGCAAGGCCGCCAGAGCCGCTGTGAAGGCCGAGCGGCCCGCCGGGCCGCAGGCCGGCGCTTCGGTGCCGCAGCAGCGCTCCGCGCCCCGTCCGGCGCCGCGTACGCGCAAGGCACGGCTGCGGGTGGCCAAGGCCGACCCGTGGTCGGTGATGAAGGTCAGCTTCCTGCTCTCGATCGCGCTGGGCATCTGCACGATCGTGGCGGCCGGGGTGCTGTGGGGCGTCATGGACGCCATGGGCGTCTTCTCGGCCGTCGGCGGCACGATCAGCGACGCCACGGACTCCAGCGAGGGCGGCGGCTTCGACCTCCAGTCCTTCCTGTCGCTGCCTCGCGTCCTGCTCTTCACCTCCGTGATCGCGGTCATCAACGTGGTCCTGGCGACCGCCCTGGCGACGCTGGGCGCCTTTATCTACAACCTCTCCGCCGGCTTCGTCGGCGGCGTGGAGCTGACGCTCGCGGACGACGAATAA
- the gyrA gene encoding DNA gyrase subunit A, with translation MADETPDTPASPAPAPVIPEVTPEGAAAPLEGVGMRVEPVGLETEMQRSYLDYAMSVIVSRALPDVRDGLKPVHRRVLYAMYDGGYRPEKGFYKCARVVGDVMGTYHPHGDSSIYDALVRLAQHWSMRMPLVDSNGNFGSPGNDPAAAMRYTECKMMPLSMEMLRDIDEETVDFQDNYDGRNQEPTVLPARFPNLLINGSAGIAVGMATNIPPHNLREVAEGAQWFLANPEATSEELLEALIERIKGPDFPTGALVVGRKGIEEAYRTGRGSITMRAVVAVEEIQGRQCLVVTELPYQVNPDNLAQKIADLVKDGKVGGIADVRDETSSRTGQRLVVVLKRDAVAKVVLNNLYKHTDLQTNFGANMLALVDGVPRTLSIDAFIRNWVTHQVEVIVRRTRFRLRKAEERAHILRGLLKALDAIDEVIALIRRSNTVEIAREGLMGLLEIDEIQANAILEMQLRRLAALEHQKITAEHDELQAKINEYNAILASPERQRMIISEELNAIVEKFGDDRRSKLIPFDGDMSIEDLIAEEDIVVTITNGGYVKRTKTEDYRSQKRGGKGVRGTKLKQDDIVDHFFVSTTHHWLLFFTNKGRVYRAKAYELPDAGRDARGQHVANLLAFQPDEKIAQILAVRDYDVAPYLVLATKSGLVKKTPLKDYDSPRSGGVIAINLRETDSGVEDELIGAELVSAEDDLLLVSKKAQSIRFTATDEALRPMGRATSGVKGMSFREGDELLSMNVVRAGTFVFTATDGGYAKRTNVDEYRVQGRGGLGIKAAKIVEDRGSLVGALVVEETDEILAITLGGGVIRTRVNEVRETGRDTMGVQLINLGKRDAVVGIARNAEAGREAEEVEELADAAAGDGPEVAEGTEPPAEDTEE, from the coding sequence ATGGCCGACGAGACTCCCGATACCCCTGCCTCCCCTGCCCCCGCCCCCGTGATCCCCGAGGTGACGCCCGAGGGCGCTGCCGCCCCCCTGGAGGGCGTGGGGATGCGCGTCGAGCCCGTCGGGCTCGAGACGGAGATGCAGCGCTCGTACCTCGACTACGCGATGAGCGTGATCGTCTCGCGTGCGCTCCCCGATGTGCGGGACGGCCTCAAGCCGGTCCACCGCCGGGTGCTCTACGCGATGTACGACGGCGGCTACCGGCCCGAGAAGGGCTTCTACAAGTGCGCCCGCGTCGTCGGTGACGTCATGGGTACGTACCACCCGCACGGCGACTCCTCGATCTACGACGCCCTCGTGCGCCTCGCCCAGCACTGGTCGATGCGCATGCCGCTGGTGGACTCCAACGGCAACTTCGGTTCCCCGGGCAACGACCCGGCCGCCGCCATGCGGTACACCGAGTGCAAGATGATGCCGCTGTCGATGGAGATGCTCCGGGACATCGACGAGGAGACCGTCGACTTCCAGGACAACTACGACGGCCGCAACCAGGAGCCGACGGTCCTGCCGGCCCGCTTCCCGAACCTGCTGATCAACGGCTCGGCGGGCATCGCGGTCGGTATGGCCACCAACATCCCGCCGCACAACCTGCGCGAGGTGGCCGAGGGCGCCCAGTGGTTCCTGGCGAACCCCGAGGCGACCTCCGAGGAGCTGCTCGAGGCGCTCATCGAGCGGATCAAGGGCCCCGACTTCCCGACCGGCGCCCTCGTGGTCGGCCGCAAGGGCATCGAGGAGGCCTACCGCACCGGCCGTGGCTCGATCACCATGCGCGCGGTCGTCGCCGTCGAGGAGATCCAGGGCCGTCAGTGCCTGGTCGTCACCGAGCTGCCCTACCAGGTCAACCCGGACAACCTCGCGCAGAAGATCGCCGACCTGGTGAAGGACGGCAAGGTCGGCGGCATCGCCGACGTCCGCGACGAGACGTCCTCCCGTACGGGTCAGCGTCTGGTCGTCGTGCTCAAGCGCGACGCCGTCGCCAAGGTCGTGCTCAACAACCTCTACAAGCACACCGACCTCCAGACGAACTTCGGCGCGAACATGCTGGCGCTCGTCGACGGGGTGCCGCGCACCCTCTCGATCGACGCCTTCATCCGCAACTGGGTCACCCACCAGGTCGAGGTCATCGTCCGGCGCACCCGCTTCCGGCTGCGCAAGGCCGAGGAGCGCGCCCACATCCTGCGCGGTCTGCTCAAGGCGCTCGACGCGATCGACGAGGTCATCGCGCTGATCCGGCGCAGCAACACGGTCGAGATCGCGCGCGAGGGCCTGATGGGCCTGCTGGAGATCGACGAGATCCAGGCGAACGCGATCCTGGAGATGCAGCTGCGTCGTCTGGCGGCCCTGGAGCACCAGAAGATCACCGCCGAGCACGACGAGCTCCAGGCGAAGATCAACGAGTACAACGCGATCCTCGCCTCGCCCGAGCGGCAGCGGATGATCATCAGCGAGGAACTCAACGCGATCGTCGAGAAGTTCGGCGACGACCGGCGCTCCAAGCTGATCCCCTTCGACGGTGACATGTCCATCGAGGACCTGATCGCCGAGGAGGACATCGTCGTCACCATCACCAACGGTGGCTACGTCAAGCGCACCAAGACCGAGGACTACCGCTCGCAGAAGCGCGGCGGCAAGGGCGTCCGGGGCACGAAGCTGAAGCAGGACGACATCGTCGACCACTTCTTCGTCTCCACCACGCACCACTGGCTGCTCTTCTTCACCAACAAGGGCCGGGTCTACCGCGCCAAGGCGTACGAGCTGCCGGACGCCGGCCGGGACGCGCGCGGTCAGCACGTGGCGAACCTGCTGGCCTTCCAGCCGGACGAGAAGATCGCCCAGATCCTCGCCGTCCGCGACTACGACGTCGCGCCGTACCTGGTGCTGGCCACCAAGTCCGGTCTGGTGAAGAAGACCCCGCTCAAGGACTACGACTCGCCCCGCTCCGGCGGTGTCATCGCGATCAACCTCCGGGAGACGGACAGCGGCGTCGAGGACGAGCTGATCGGCGCGGAGCTGGTCTCCGCCGAGGACGATCTGCTGCTGGTCAGCAAGAAGGCCCAGTCGATCCGCTTCACCGCCACGGACGAGGCGCTGCGCCCGATGGGCCGTGCCACCTCCGGCGTCAAGGGCATGAGCTTCCGTGAGGGTGACGAGCTGCTCTCGATGAACGTCGTCCGTGCCGGTACTTTCGTCTTCACCGCCACCGACGGTGGATACGCGAAGCGGACGAACGTCGACGAGTACCGCGTTCAGGGTCGAGGTGGCCTCGGTATCAAGGCCGCCAAGATCGTGGAGGATCGTGGCTCGCTGGTCGGCGCCCTGGTGGTCGAGGAGACCGACGAGATCCTGGCCATCACGCTCGGGGGCGGTGTCATCCGCACCCGGGTCAACGAGGTCAGGGAAACGGGCCGTGACACCATGGGCGTCCAGCTGATCAACTTGGGCAAGCGCGATGCCGTCGTGGGTATCGCCAGGAACGCCGAGGCCGGTCGCGAGGCTGAAGAGGTCGAAGAGTTGGCCGACGCAGCCGCAGGCGACGGGCCCGAGGTGGCCGAGGGCACGGAGCCCCCGGCCGAGGACACCGAGGAGTAA
- the gyrB gene encoding DNA topoisomerase (ATP-hydrolyzing) subunit B: protein MLCQKGRFVADSGNPNENTTPSQNEGAPAGAPGGETVSYDASAITVLEGLDAVRKRPGMYIGSTGERGLHHLVYEVVDNSVDEALAGHADTIDVTILPDGGVRVVDNGRGIPVGIVPSEGKPAVEVVLTVLHAGGKFGGGGYAVSGGLHGVGVSVVNALSTRVAVEVKTDGYRWTQDYKLGVPTAPLAQHEATDEHGTSVTFWADGDIFETTEYSFETLSRRFQEMAFLNKGLRISLTDTRADHVDEEGKPLAVDYHYEGGIVDFVKYLNSRKGELIHPTVIDIEAEDKERMLSLEIAMQWNSQYSEGVYSFANTIHTHEGGTHEEGFRAALTGLINRYAREKKLLREKDDNLTGEDIREGLTAIISIKLGEPQFEGQTKTKLGNTEAKTFVQKVAHEHLTDWLDRNPNEAADIIRKSIQAATARVAARKARDLTRRKGLLESASLPGKLSDCQSNDPTKCEIFIVEGDSAGGSAKSGRNPQYQAILPIRGKILNVEKARIDKILQNTEVQALISAFGTGVHEDFDISKLRYHKIILMADADVDGQHINTLLLTFLFRFMRPLVEAGHVYLSRPPLYKIKWGRDDFEYAYSDRERDALIQLGRENGKRIKDDSVQRFKGLGEMNAEELRITTMDVDHRVLGQVTLDDAAQADDLFSVLMGEDVEARRSFIQRNAKDVRFLDI, encoded by the coding sequence GTGCTGTGCCAGAAAGGGCGCTTCGTGGCCGATTCCGGCAACCCCAACGAGAACACCACCCCTTCTCAGAACGAGGGCGCCCCAGCGGGCGCCCCCGGCGGTGAGACGGTGTCGTACGACGCCAGCGCGATCACCGTTCTGGAGGGCTTGGACGCGGTCCGCAAGCGGCCCGGTATGTACATCGGCTCCACCGGTGAGCGCGGTCTCCACCACCTTGTGTACGAGGTCGTGGACAACTCGGTCGACGAGGCGCTCGCCGGTCACGCGGACACCATCGACGTGACGATCCTGCCCGACGGCGGCGTGCGCGTCGTCGACAACGGCCGTGGCATCCCGGTGGGCATCGTCCCCTCCGAGGGGAAGCCGGCCGTCGAGGTCGTACTGACGGTGCTGCACGCGGGCGGCAAGTTCGGCGGCGGCGGTTACGCGGTCTCCGGTGGTCTGCACGGCGTCGGCGTCTCCGTCGTCAACGCCCTGTCGACGCGCGTCGCCGTCGAGGTCAAGACCGACGGCTACCGCTGGACGCAGGACTACAAGCTGGGCGTCCCGACGGCTCCGCTGGCCCAGCACGAGGCCACGGACGAGCACGGCACCTCCGTCACCTTCTGGGCCGACGGCGACATCTTCGAGACCACCGAGTACTCCTTCGAGACGCTCTCGCGGCGCTTCCAGGAGATGGCGTTCCTCAACAAGGGCCTGCGCATCTCGCTGACGGACACCCGCGCGGACCACGTCGACGAAGAGGGCAAGCCGCTGGCGGTGGACTACCACTACGAGGGCGGCATCGTCGACTTCGTGAAGTACCTCAACTCGCGCAAGGGCGAGCTGATCCACCCCACCGTCATCGACATCGAGGCCGAGGACAAGGAGCGCATGCTCTCCCTCGAGATCGCGATGCAGTGGAACAGCCAGTACAGCGAGGGTGTCTACAGCTTCGCGAACACCATCCACACCCACGAGGGCGGCACCCACGAGGAGGGCTTCCGCGCCGCGCTGACCGGTCTGATCAACCGGTACGCCCGCGAGAAGAAGCTGCTCCGCGAGAAGGACGACAACCTCACGGGTGAGGACATCCGCGAGGGTCTGACCGCGATCATCTCGATCAAGCTCGGCGAGCCGCAGTTCGAGGGCCAGACGAAGACGAAGCTCGGCAACACCGAGGCGAAGACCTTCGTCCAGAAGGTCGCCCACGAGCACCTCACGGACTGGCTCGACCGCAACCCCAACGAGGCCGCGGACATCATCCGCAAGTCGATCCAGGCCGCGACCGCCCGTGTGGCGGCCCGCAAGGCCCGTGATCTGACCCGCCGCAAGGGGCTGCTGGAGTCGGCGTCGCTGCCGGGCAAGCTCAGCGACTGCCAGTCCAACGACCCGACCAAGTGCGAGATCTTCATCGTCGAGGGTGACTCCGCCGGCGGCTCGGCCAAGTCCGGCCGCAACCCGCAGTACCAGGCGATCCTCCCGATCCGCGGCAAGATCCTCAACGTGGAGAAGGCACGGATCGACAAGATCCTGCAGAACACCGAGGTCCAGGCGCTGATCTCCGCCTTCGGCACCGGTGTGCACGAGGACTTCGACATCTCGAAGCTCCGCTATCACAAGATCATTCTGATGGCGGACGCCGACGTCGACGGCCAGCACATCAACACCCTGCTGCTCACCTTCCTCTTCCGCTTCATGCGGCCGCTGGTCGAGGCCGGGCACGTCTATCTCTCGCGCCCCCCGCTGTACAAGATCAAGTGGGGCCGGGACGACTTCGAGTACGCCTACTCCGACCGCGAGCGCGACGCGCTCATCCAGCTCGGCCGGGAGAACGGCAAGCGGATCAAGGACGACTCGGTCCAGCGCTTCAAGGGTCTCGGCGAGATGAACGCCGAGGAGCTGCGCATCACCACCATGGACGTCGACCACCGCGTGCTCGGCCAGGTCACCCTGGACGACGCGGCCCAGGCGGACGACCTGTTCTCGGTGCTCATGGGCGAGGACGTCGAGGCACGGCGCTCCTTCATCCAGCGCAACGCCAAGGACGTCCGCTTCCTCGACATCTGA
- a CDS encoding DUF721 domain-containing protein produces the protein MSEQQPRTPGTAGEAAPGQPKTPEHSGVDLARVALRAAKEQARARGNAAQQKKQARRGGLRSGARADGRDPLSLGAAINRLITERGWETPAAVGGVMGRWPQMVGPEVALHCEPQKYDEDARVLTVQCDSTAWATQLRLLAPQLVARLNADLGQGTVKMIKVLGPGGPARRYGPLRAPGSTGPGDTYG, from the coding sequence ATGAGCGAGCAGCAGCCCCGGACGCCGGGAACGGCGGGGGAAGCGGCACCGGGGCAGCCGAAGACACCCGAGCACTCCGGCGTCGATCTGGCGCGGGTGGCGCTGCGCGCCGCCAAGGAGCAGGCCCGGGCCCGGGGCAACGCGGCCCAGCAGAAGAAGCAGGCGCGCCGCGGGGGCCTGCGCTCCGGCGCCCGCGCCGACGGGCGGGACCCGCTGTCGCTGGGCGCCGCCATCAACCGGCTGATCACCGAGCGGGGCTGGGAGACGCCCGCGGCGGTGGGCGGGGTGATGGGCCGCTGGCCGCAGATGGTCGGCCCGGAGGTGGCCCTGCACTGCGAGCCGCAGAAGTACGACGAGGACGCCCGGGTGCTGACCGTGCAGTGCGACTCGACGGCCTGGGCGACGCAGCTGCGGCTGCTGGCCCCGCAGCTGGTGGCCCGGCTCAACGCCGATCTGGGACAGGGCACGGTCAAAATGATCAAGGTTCTGGGGCCGGGCGGCCCCGCTCGCCGGTACGGGCCGCTGCGCGCCCCCGGGAGCACCGGCCCGGGCGACACGTACGGCTGA